Proteins encoded by one window of Spirochaetota bacterium:
- the hemL gene encoding glutamate-1-semialdehyde 2,1-aminomutase: MTIERSIELYDKAINLMPGGVNSPVRAFRSVGGTPLFIRSGSGSHIFDEDGNDYIDYCMSWGPLILGHADSDVIDAIIEAARNGTSFGTPNRYEVEIAEMVVERFPSMEKIRFVNSGTEATMSAIRLARGYTGREKIIKFDGCYHGHADDLLVAGGSGLATLGTPDSAGVNRDNVKDTIVAPFNNSNILEDALKKEGDNVAAIIIEPVPCNYGLIMPEKEYLKEVRDLCDRYNALLIFDEVITGFRLSRGGAQEYFNVKPDITTIGKIIGGGLPVGAYGASKEIMSKVAPEGPVYQAGTLSGNPIALAAGTQTLKRLDKLNAYKILNEKALGFRELLQPILNRYAGRVLFLQLESIFSILFTPLTSIKTVDQIKESNMQMFAKFHNSMLKRGIYLSPSGYEVGFLSTAHSDDDINRTAKAISDSLDEIW; this comes from the coding sequence GTGACGATAGAAAGATCGATTGAATTATATGACAAAGCTATAAATCTTATGCCAGGGGGTGTAAACTCCCCGGTACGGGCATTCAGATCCGTTGGCGGAACCCCGCTTTTCATAAGATCGGGTTCCGGTTCTCATATCTTCGATGAGGATGGTAATGATTACATTGACTACTGCATGTCATGGGGACCGCTTATACTCGGTCATGCTGATAGCGATGTGATAGATGCGATCATTGAGGCTGCAAGGAATGGCACAAGTTTTGGAACCCCTAATCGCTATGAAGTGGAAATAGCAGAGATGGTTGTTGAACGATTTCCCTCCATGGAGAAAATTAGATTTGTAAATTCAGGAACTGAGGCCACAATGAGCGCCATCAGACTAGCGAGGGGATACACAGGCAGGGAGAAGATTATCAAGTTTGATGGCTGCTATCATGGTCACGCGGACGATCTTCTTGTGGCAGGAGGCTCAGGCCTGGCCACCCTTGGAACGCCGGATTCTGCGGGAGTAAACAGGGATAATGTAAAGGACACAATTGTTGCACCCTTCAACAACTCAAACATCCTCGAAGACGCGCTTAAAAAAGAGGGTGATAATGTAGCAGCAATAATAATTGAGCCTGTTCCCTGCAATTATGGTCTTATCATGCCTGAAAAGGAATATCTGAAAGAGGTAAGAGATCTCTGTGACCGATATAATGCGTTATTAATATTTGATGAGGTAATCACCGGATTCAGGTTGTCAAGGGGCGGCGCACAGGAATACTTCAACGTTAAGCCAGATATAACCACAATAGGCAAGATTATAGGAGGGGGCCTCCCTGTTGGCGCTTATGGCGCCTCAAAGGAGATCATGTCAAAGGTGGCGCCAGAGGGCCCTGTATATCAGGCTGGTACACTCTCTGGAAATCCCATAGCCCTTGCAGCAGGGACCCAGACGCTGAAGAGGCTCGACAAACTCAATGCATATAAAATTCTGAACGAAAAGGCCCTAGGGTTTAGAGAACTATTACAACCAATTCTGAATAGATATGCCGGAAGAGTTCTCTTCCTACAACTGGAATCAATATTCTCAATCCTCTTTACACCCCTTACTTCAATAAAAACCGTTGATCAAATAAAGGAATCCAACATGCAGATGTTCGCTAAATTTCATAACAGCATGCTCAAGAGGGGAATATATCTTTCCCCCTCCGGATATGAGGTAGGATTCCTTTCTACAGCCCATTCTGATGATGATATCAATAGAACCGCAAAGGCTATATCTGATTCGCTTGATGAGATATGGTAA
- a CDS encoding MoxR family ATPase → MIQVKQQLKVPKADPNFFAKKEDILNLDRLEKLSERHPINILITGNQGCGKSSLVRQFANNYNRPMATFQVGLLVESGQLFGQQRLREGETYFQSFLFPQAIQTPRCIIHLEEINRSETPHALNELFSVLSEDRSIWIDELGLVEVVPGVIFFATMNEGEEFTGTDEVDAALMDRFYRLHLEYLPKDVEKEVLTAKTGIDPALADQILNVVNKLRNNEQLDISISIRHSLMIAELMSTGATLREAIIYSLQISMNVLESLLLSVHVETGDANVDLSQYGRYVI, encoded by the coding sequence ATGATACAGGTTAAACAACAACTGAAGGTGCCTAAAGCTGATCCTAATTTTTTTGCAAAGAAAGAGGACATCTTAAATTTAGACAGATTGGAAAAATTATCAGAAAGGCATCCAATTAATATTCTAATTACGGGAAATCAGGGTTGTGGAAAATCTTCTTTAGTAAGACAGTTCGCAAACAATTACAATCGACCAATGGCGACCTTCCAGGTGGGGCTCCTGGTAGAATCAGGGCAGCTCTTTGGGCAACAAAGATTGAGAGAGGGCGAAACCTATTTCCAAAGCTTCCTATTTCCTCAGGCGATTCAAACCCCAAGATGCATAATCCATTTAGAAGAGATAAACAGGTCAGAAACACCCCATGCATTAAACGAATTATTCTCTGTATTATCCGAAGATAGATCTATCTGGATTGATGAACTAGGTCTTGTTGAGGTAGTCCCGGGAGTCATCTTCTTCGCTACAATGAATGAAGGTGAGGAATTTACCGGTACTGATGAAGTAGATGCCGCCCTTATGGATAGATTCTATCGTTTACATCTTGAGTATCTTCCTAAGGATGTTGAAAAAGAGGTATTGACTGCTAAAACAGGAATAGATCCGGCACTTGCTGATCAAATTCTAAACGTAGTCAACAAACTCAGGAATAATGAGCAGTTAGACATAAGCATTTCCATACGGCATAGTTTGATGATCGCTGAGCTAATGTCCACTGGGGCGACTTTACGTGAGGCCATCATTTATAGTCTTCAAATATCAATGAATGTGCTCGAGTCACTGCTTCTCTCTGTACACGTTGAAACAGGAGACGCAAATGTAGATTTATCACAATATGGACGATATGTGATTTAA
- the hemC gene encoding hydroxymethylbilane synthase — protein MLRIGTRGSDLALWQANHVADLIGRDKSEIKIIKTKGDRIQSVSFEKMEGKGFFTKEIEEALLNNMIDIAVHSMKDLPTDDVPGLKIVTTTKREDPSDVLLIREECYNDNHFIPLKDGAIVGTSSIRRMAQLKSAMTSLNIQPLRGNVPTRVKRLRESKFDAIVLAKAGLKRLSIDMSDLQVLTLPYSFFLPAPAQGALAIQIRDDNDELEKILKKFNHKETELSVKAERCFLQHFGGGCHIPLGTLAYIEKGKIHLSGVITSIDGDISIRKTVVGEEPEKLGEELAILLKREGADDLI, from the coding sequence ATGTTAAGGATTGGTACAAGAGGAAGTGACTTAGCTCTATGGCAGGCAAATCATGTCGCCGACTTAATAGGCAGGGATAAATCAGAGATTAAAATAATTAAGACAAAGGGTGACAGAATCCAAAGCGTATCATTTGAGAAAATGGAAGGCAAGGGCTTTTTCACAAAGGAGATCGAAGAGGCGCTGTTAAATAATATGATCGACATAGCAGTACATTCAATGAAGGATTTGCCAACTGATGATGTCCCTGGTTTAAAGATAGTCACTACAACGAAAAGAGAAGATCCCTCGGATGTTTTATTAATCAGAGAGGAATGCTACAATGATAATCACTTTATACCCCTGAAGGATGGCGCGATAGTTGGGACAAGCTCCATACGACGGATGGCTCAGCTAAAGAGTGCGATGACTTCCCTTAATATACAACCGCTCAGAGGGAACGTGCCAACCAGGGTCAAGAGATTAAGAGAGAGCAAATTTGATGCTATTGTTTTGGCAAAGGCCGGCTTGAAGAGACTAAGCATTGATATGTCGGACTTACAGGTTCTCACTCTCCCCTACAGCTTCTTTTTGCCGGCCCCTGCTCAGGGCGCTCTTGCCATTCAGATTAGAGACGACAATGATGAGCTCGAAAAGATTTTAAAAAAATTTAACCACAAAGAAACCGAACTATCTGTCAAGGCTGAGAGATGTTTTTTACAGCACTTTGGCGGAGGCTGCCACATCCCATTGGGCACCCTGGCCTATATTGAAAAGGGAAAGATACACCTATCAGGGGTTATTACTTCTATTGATGGTGATATCTCTATAAGAAAAACAGTGGTGGGCGAAGAACCTGAAAAGCTTGGCGAGGAGTTAGCTATTCTATTGAAAAGAGAAGGGGCGGATGATCTGATATGA
- the hemB gene encoding porphobilinogen synthase — MEPIFRPRRIRNSQIIRDLVAETQLDKNKLIFPYFVVEGGNLREEIKSMPGIERLSIDNLIRDVESDYSHGVKTVILFGIPETKDDRATQAYDEEGIVQRAIRDIKRNIPEICIVTDVCLCEYTSHGHCGIVEDGRILNDPTLELLAKTALSHATAGADIVAPSDMMDGRVGAIREVLDEKGYNSVPILSYAAKYSSAFYGPFRDAADSAPQFGDRRSYQMDFRNSLEAEKEIMLDIDEGADIVMVKPALAYLDIIKRAREIVNVPLCAYNVSGEYSMVKAASRLGYVDERMMVIEILTAIFRAGADMVISYHTRDIVKEGWL, encoded by the coding sequence ATGGAACCCATTTTCAGACCAAGAAGGATCAGAAATAGTCAAATAATTCGAGATCTCGTTGCAGAGACACAATTAGATAAGAATAAATTGATATTTCCCTATTTCGTAGTCGAGGGGGGCAATCTGCGAGAAGAGATCAAATCCATGCCCGGGATTGAGCGGCTATCCATCGATAACTTAATCAGGGATGTTGAGAGTGATTACAGCCATGGCGTTAAGACAGTCATCTTGTTTGGGATACCCGAGACCAAGGATGATAGGGCAACACAGGCTTACGATGAAGAGGGTATAGTTCAAAGAGCGATTAGGGATATCAAAAGGAATATCCCTGAGATCTGTATTGTCACTGATGTCTGCCTTTGTGAATATACAAGCCATGGTCATTGCGGAATCGTTGAAGACGGAAGGATATTGAATGATCCCACCCTTGAACTACTAGCAAAGACAGCCCTTTCACACGCTACCGCAGGGGCAGATATTGTGGCCCCCTCGGATATGATGGATGGGAGGGTTGGAGCCATTAGGGAGGTCCTTGATGAGAAGGGCTATAACTCAGTGCCTATTCTCTCCTATGCCGCAAAATACTCCTCCGCATTCTACGGGCCCTTCAGGGACGCTGCTGACAGCGCGCCACAGTTTGGGGATAGGAGAAGCTATCAGATGGATTTCAGAAATTCACTTGAGGCAGAGAAGGAGATAATGCTCGATATAGATGAGGGCGCAGACATTGTAATGGTAAAACCAGCCTTAGCCTATCTGGACATTATCAAAAGGGCCAGGGAGATAGTCAATGTCCCACTTTGCGCCTATAATGTCAGTGGTGAATACTCAATGGTAAAGGCAGCCTCGAGGTTGGGCTATGTTGATGAGAGGATGATGGTAATAGAGATCCTCACAGCAATATTCAGGGCAGGCGCGGATATGGTAATATCATATCATACAAGGGATATAGTTAAAGAGGGCTGGTTGTAA
- the rlmD gene encoding 23S rRNA (uracil(1939)-C(5))-methyltransferase RlmD produces the protein MNKKKAKLISDLAREYRDKDITPNCQHFGECGGCMFQDIQYEDQLILKKRYLNIILEGVCAVEEVLPSIPYEYRNRMDLVTAFRRVGLRRRGDYREVVDIDSCKIMQPGSSEIFSKVKPFLCDVEDYDYLKHSGYLRYIVLREGGFSGQVMVNFVVSERENRLAHPIENIIDEVDSISIILNDGRADLSFGEILEDIKGGYIEDFFGDIKFRITPNSFFQSNSRVALEIYKLIREDVIGKTLDLYSGVGSISLYVAEGVGDITGVELSSEAIRVANINRINNNIDNVRFVCDDALKFLRNVNERYDTIILDPPRSGINPRMVKYLNMLSPDKIIYLSCNPDSFKNDFQALGSYSIEKFYAFDMFPQTPHIETLGILKRMG, from the coding sequence ATGAATAAAAAGAAAGCAAAGCTTATTAGTGATCTTGCCAGGGAGTACAGGGATAAGGATATTACCCCAAATTGTCAGCACTTTGGAGAGTGCGGTGGGTGCATGTTTCAGGATATTCAATATGAAGATCAGCTTATCCTAAAGAAGAGGTATCTCAATATTATACTTGAAGGGGTTTGCGCTGTGGAAGAGGTCCTTCCATCAATCCCTTATGAATATAGAAACAGGATGGATTTAGTAACCGCCTTTAGGAGGGTGGGTCTTAGAAGACGTGGCGATTACAGAGAGGTCGTGGATATTGACTCGTGCAAAATAATGCAGCCGGGATCGTCTGAGATTTTTTCTAAGGTAAAACCATTTCTTTGTGATGTGGAGGATTACGATTATCTGAAACATAGTGGATATCTCCGATACATCGTGCTGCGAGAGGGTGGGTTCAGTGGTCAAGTTATGGTGAATTTTGTTGTTTCCGAGAGGGAGAATAGGCTTGCGCATCCTATTGAGAATATAATTGATGAAGTTGATTCAATTTCTATCATCCTCAATGATGGAAGGGCTGATTTAAGCTTTGGAGAGATACTAGAGGATATTAAGGGTGGATATATTGAAGATTTTTTTGGGGACATAAAATTCAGGATAACACCTAATTCATTTTTCCAATCCAATTCAAGGGTAGCCCTTGAGATATATAAGTTGATACGAGAGGATGTAATAGGGAAGACGCTCGATCTATATTCGGGAGTTGGAAGCATCTCCCTCTATGTGGCTGAGGGGGTTGGAGATATTACTGGGGTTGAGTTGTCATCAGAGGCGATAAGGGTTGCGAATATTAATAGAATCAATAATAATATTGATAACGTCAGATTTGTCTGTGATGATGCCCTTAAATTCCTTAGGAATGTGAATGAAAGATATGATACCATAATCCTGGATCCGCCAAGATCAGGTATCAATCCAAGGATGGTAAAATATTTAAATATGTTATCTCCCGATAAGATCATATACCTTTCCTGTAATCCCGATTCATTTAAGAATGATTTTCAGGCCCTGGGATCATATTCGATTGAAAAGTTTTATGCCTTTGATATGTTCCCCCAAACCCCACATATTGAAACCCTTGGGATATTGAAGAGAATGGGGTGA
- the cobA gene encoding uroporphyrinogen-III C-methyltransferase, with protein sequence MKRGHVYLIGAGPGDPGLITQKALNVLANVDCIIYDFLSNSDIIQGMDCEKIYVGKKGSDHTLPQDEINQLLILKAKDGKRVARLKGGDSFIFGRGGEEAEELVENGITYSVIPGISSFYSAPAYAGIPLTHRDYANSFEVITGHRRGDAPPEESINLPEYDGNKTFVFLMGMKNLDYITDQLINSKNFPEETPIGIISWGTTPRQRVVTGTLKNIVKIAGDKGIRAPAIIIIGGVVLLRDRLKWFDNLPLFGIDIVVTRTREQASILSEKLLALGAGVIEFPTIEIVEKSDLSALRSAIENIENYNWIIFTSQNAVKIFFKTLENMSKDARSLFPARVAAIGPATAKELMKRSIKPDMVPSEYVAEEIIEEMKRIGVDGANILLPCAQEARETLKDGLIKLGARVDRIHIYDTIIPGSIPDPIREEIKSAGLITFTSSSTARNFFTIIKDTDSATACIGPITADAVKKKGHTPDIIASEYTIDGLVEAIVEWRRGNKAL encoded by the coding sequence ATGAAGAGAGGACATGTTTATCTAATTGGAGCTGGGCCAGGGGATCCTGGTCTTATTACACAAAAGGCGTTAAATGTTTTAGCCAACGTAGATTGTATAATCTATGACTTTCTTTCCAATTCTGATATCATTCAGGGAATGGACTGTGAAAAGATATACGTTGGGAAAAAGGGAAGCGACCACACCCTTCCCCAAGATGAAATTAACCAATTATTAATACTAAAGGCAAAGGATGGGAAAAGGGTCGCCAGGTTAAAGGGGGGCGATTCATTCATCTTTGGCAGGGGGGGCGAAGAGGCAGAAGAGCTTGTTGAGAATGGGATTACTTACAGCGTCATACCTGGAATATCTTCTTTTTATTCCGCACCCGCTTATGCTGGAATTCCGCTCACACACAGGGATTATGCCAACTCCTTTGAGGTGATTACAGGACACAGAAGGGGGGATGCTCCACCTGAAGAGAGCATAAATCTCCCGGAATATGACGGGAATAAGACATTTGTCTTCCTAATGGGAATGAAAAATTTGGATTATATAACGGATCAATTGATCAATTCTAAAAATTTTCCTGAGGAGACCCCAATAGGAATAATATCCTGGGGTACTACGCCAAGACAGAGGGTTGTCACAGGCACTCTGAAGAATATTGTAAAGATCGCCGGCGATAAGGGGATTAGAGCCCCTGCCATAATTATCATTGGCGGCGTAGTTCTTCTGAGAGACAGACTCAAGTGGTTCGATAATCTTCCCCTCTTCGGCATAGATATTGTTGTTACAAGAACGAGAGAGCAGGCATCCATTCTTTCAGAAAAGCTTTTAGCCCTTGGGGCAGGGGTCATTGAGTTTCCGACCATTGAGATAGTAGAGAAGTCGGATCTAAGCGCCCTGAGAAGCGCAATTGAAAACATTGAAAACTATAATTGGATAATCTTCACCTCTCAAAATGCAGTGAAGATATTTTTTAAAACACTTGAAAATATGTCAAAGGATGCCAGGAGTCTCTTCCCCGCTAGGGTGGCCGCCATTGGACCAGCAACAGCAAAGGAGTTGATGAAAAGATCAATTAAACCGGATATGGTCCCCTCTGAATACGTTGCAGAGGAGATAATTGAGGAGATGAAACGAATCGGTGTAGATGGAGCCAACATACTGCTCCCCTGCGCTCAAGAGGCAAGAGAGACTTTGAAGGATGGACTCATCAAACTCGGAGCCAGGGTTGATAGAATACATATATATGATACTATTATTCCGGGGAGTATCCCTGATCCGATTAGGGAGGAGATAAAATCAGCAGGCCTGATAACCTTTACCAGCTCATCAACAGCCAGAAATTTTTTTACAATAATAAAAGACACAGATTCGGCAACAGCATGCATTGGTCCCATCACCGCTGATGCAGTAAAGAAGAAGGGACATACACCTGACATCATAGCCTCTGAATATACCATTGATGGTTTGGTTGAGGCAATTGTGGAGTGGAGGAGAGGGAATAAAGCGTTATAA
- a CDS encoding MFS transporter gives MENHSNFNINEKKLIFGIGFIASMRTLGVSLIIPFLSIYATEIPYTTEALSGIAVGIFGISQTLLQIPMGRLSDRCGRKQIAILGLSIFFIGSILSGLSKNIYHLIFARFITGSGAFSGVTMAWLTDGIDKNRRTSALTYVALGIGIAVIIGFTTSPIIAGKIGIPHLFYLCAALISISIIYILLFMNNQGYDVNYNFHIRIRKDSLSSILRNRDLIRLNLLGFIGSLVHISIFFTLPILIKDKMEITQMWKLYVPISIIGTSFMFYFGQKADEIGIIRVAITAILFTIIGSIIPIFFNSLFSYILSFIIFYSGHSILSPVLPAAVSKHPNTQLNGTVMGILNSSQFMGFSAGGFLSGFMLNFDHRYLFIILLIFLIVSLYSMFRYNDFREA, from the coding sequence ATGGAAAATCATTCTAATTTCAATATAAATGAAAAGAAGCTTATATTCGGCATAGGCTTTATTGCTTCGATGAGAACGCTGGGGGTTTCTTTAATCATCCCCTTTTTATCCATATACGCCACAGAGATACCCTATACAACTGAAGCATTATCAGGAATAGCTGTTGGGATATTCGGCATATCGCAAACCCTTCTTCAGATCCCAATGGGAAGATTGAGTGACAGATGTGGGCGGAAACAAATAGCAATCCTGGGCCTATCAATCTTCTTTATTGGATCAATTTTATCCGGACTTTCCAAAAACATATACCATCTCATCTTCGCCCGTTTTATAACAGGATCTGGCGCTTTTTCAGGGGTAACAATGGCATGGTTAACCGATGGTATAGACAAAAATCGAAGAACATCAGCTCTCACATATGTAGCCCTCGGTATCGGTATAGCAGTAATTATTGGATTTACTACCAGCCCTATTATTGCCGGCAAAATTGGGATTCCACATCTCTTTTACCTTTGTGCCGCCCTTATATCCATCTCGATTATCTATATTCTACTCTTCATGAATAATCAAGGCTATGATGTAAATTACAATTTCCACATTAGAATCCGAAAGGATAGCTTATCCTCCATATTAAGGAATCGTGATTTAATCAGATTGAATCTATTGGGTTTTATTGGCAGTCTCGTGCATATTAGCATTTTTTTTACCCTGCCAATCCTTATTAAAGACAAAATGGAGATTACACAAATGTGGAAGCTTTACGTCCCTATCTCAATCATTGGCACCAGCTTTATGTTCTATTTCGGGCAAAAGGCAGATGAAATAGGCATCATTAGGGTTGCCATAACAGCAATCCTTTTTACTATAATCGGGAGCATTATTCCAATATTCTTTAACAGTCTATTCTCATATATCCTCTCATTTATTATATTCTATTCAGGTCACTCTATTCTCTCTCCTGTATTGCCGGCTGCTGTTTCAAAACATCCCAACACTCAACTCAATGGAACTGTGATGGGTATCCTGAATTCTTCTCAATTTATGGGATTTAGCGCTGGTGGATTCTTAAGCGGATTTATGCTAAATTTTGATCATAGATATCTATTCATTATACTATTGATATTTTTAATAGTAAGCCTATACTCAATGTTCAGGTATAATGATTTTAGGGAGGCCTAA
- a CDS encoding MoaD/ThiS family protein, whose amino-acid sequence MSISIRVPASLKKFLGDNDHVICEGNTIEECINDLDAMHSGFKEMVLDSEGQISNSLLIFIDGENILNLDGLTTPVNDGNEISIIPYAAGG is encoded by the coding sequence ATGAGTATTTCGATTAGGGTTCCAGCTTCACTCAAAAAATTCTTAGGTGACAATGATCATGTGATCTGCGAGGGCAATACTATTGAAGAATGCATAAACGACCTCGACGCTATGCATTCAGGATTCAAGGAAATGGTATTGGATAGCGAAGGACAAATATCCAATTCATTACTAATCTTCATTGATGGGGAGAATATTCTCAATTTGGATGGCTTAACAACCCCGGTTAATGATGGCAATGAGATAAGTATTATTCCTTATGCAGCAGGAGGATAA